The genomic segment TCAGGCGCTCGAGGATAGCCTGCGCCGCTGGCACCTTAGATTTCCCGGAGGAAAAATGCGCGGTGGCTTCGCTCACCGGCATCGCGAGCACTTCGCTGATGTCTTTGCCGCCCAGCTTGTACTTCAAGACATCCGCCTGGAAGCGCTTGCCTTCGCACTCTTCGCAGGTGGTCGCGACGCCAGCCATCAGCGCCAGGTCCGTGTAGATCACGCCAGCGCCGTTGCACACCGGGCAGGCGCCTTCGGAGTTGGCGCTGAACAGCGCCGGCTTGACCTTGTTGGCTTTGGCAAAGGCGCTGCGGATAGGATCCAGGAGCCCGCTGTAGGTCGCCGGGTTGCTACGGCGGGAGCCCTTGATGGCGCTTTGATCGATTGAGACGACGCCTTCCAGCTTGGCGACGGAGCCTTGCACCAGGGAGCTCTTGCCGGAGCCTGCGACGCCAGTCACGACCACCAGCACGCCGAGGGGGATATCGACGTTGACCTTCTTCAAGTTGTGAGTGCTGGCGCCGCGTACCTTGAGGGCACCCGTCGGCTTGCGCACTTCAGCCTTGAGGGCCGCGCGATCATCCAGGTGCTTTCCGGTGACGGTCTTGCTCGTGCGCAGCGCGGCGACGCCACCTTCGAAGGTCACGGTGCCGCCGTTGCTGCCCGCGCCGGGACCAAGATCGACGACGTGATCGGCGATCGCGATTACCTCCGGCTTGTGCTCCACCACGAGCACCGTGTTGCCTTTGTCCCGCAGCTGGAGCAGCAGCTGGTTCATGCGCTGGATATCGTGGGGATGCAGCCCAACCGTGGGCTCATCGAATACGTAGGTCACATCCGTCAGGGAAGAGCCAAGGTGACGAATCAACTTGGTGCGTTGCGCTTCCCCGCCAGAGAGCGTGCCCGTCGGGCGATCCAGGGAGAGGTAACCGAGGCCAATTTCCACAAAGGAATCTAGCAACAGGCCCAGCGCCTCGAGCAGCGGCTTCGCGCTTGGCTCCTTCAAACCGCGCACCCAGTCCCGCAGGTCGCTGACTTGCATCGTGCAGGCATCGGCGATGTTTTTCCCTGAAATCTTGGAGGAACGTGCGCCTTCGCTGAGCCGGGTGCCGCTGCAGTCGGGGCAGGTGGTGAAGGTCACCGCGCGATCCACGAACGCGCGAATGTGGGACTGCATCGCCTCTTTGTCTTTGGCCAGCATCGACTTCTGAAGGCGCGGGATGATGCCCTCGTAGGTCATGTTGATGCCGGCGATCTTCATGCGCACCGGCTCCTTATGGAGCAGATCGTGCAGCTCCTTCTTGGTGAACTTCTTGATCGGCTTCTCTGGGTCGTAGAAGCCGGACTCCGCGTACAGGCGGTAGTTCCAGCCGCCGGTGGTGTAGGTCGGGATGTTCAGCGCGCCTTCAGCCAGGCTCTTGTTCTCGTCGTAGATTTTCTTGAGGTCGATGTCGGTGACGTGGCCCATGCCTTCGCAGCGTGGACACATGCCACCCGTGCGCTGAAAGGTTTTCCGTACGGTTTTCTTGCCGCCAGCCTTCTCTACGGTGAGCGCGCCCGCAGCCTTGACCGAAGCTACGTTGAAGGAGAAGGCTTGAGGTGAGCCGATGTGCGGCTTGCCCAGGCGACTGAACAAGATACGCAGCAGGGCATTGGCGTCGGTGGCAGTGCCCACGGTGGAGCGCGCGTTGGCTCCCATGCGCTCTTGATCCACGAGGATCGCAGTGGTGAGCCCTTCCAGCACGTCGACATCGGGGCGCGCCATCGTCGGCATGAAGCCTTGGACGAACGCGCTGTACGTCTCGTTGATCATGCGCTGGGACTCGGCGGCGATGGTGCCGAACACCAGGGAGCTCTTGCCGGAGCCCGAGACGCCGGTGAACACGCTGAGGCGCCGCTTGGGCAGCTCGACGCTCACGTCTTTGAGGTTGTTCACTCGCGCGCCCACGACGCGAATGGTGTCGTGGCTGTCCGCGGCGTGA from the Polyangiaceae bacterium genome contains:
- a CDS encoding excinuclease ABC subunit UvrA translates to MSAKKNAASTTHAADSHDTIRVVGARVNNLKDVSVELPKRRLSVFTGVSGSGKSSLVFGTIAAESQRMINETYSAFVQGFMPTMARPDVDVLEGLTTAILVDQERMGANARSTVGTATDANALLRILFSRLGKPHIGSPQAFSFNVASVKAAGALTVEKAGGKKTVRKTFQRTGGMCPRCEGMGHVTDIDLKKIYDENKSLAEGALNIPTYTTGGWNYRLYAESGFYDPEKPIKKFTKKELHDLLHKEPVRMKIAGINMTYEGIIPRLQKSMLAKDKEAMQSHIRAFVDRAVTFTTCPDCSGTRLSEGARSSKISGKNIADACTMQVSDLRDWVRGLKEPSAKPLLEALGLLLDSFVEIGLGYLSLDRPTGTLSGGEAQRTKLIRHLGSSLTDVTYVFDEPTVGLHPHDIQRMNQLLLQLRDKGNTVLVVEHKPEVIAIADHVVDLGPGAGSNGGTVTFEGGVAALRTSKTVTGKHLDDRAALKAEVRKPTGALKVRGASTHNLKKVNVDIPLGVLVVVTGVAGSGKSSLVQGSVAKLEGVVSIDQSAIKGSRRSNPATYSGLLDPIRSAFAKANKVKPALFSANSEGACPVCNGAGVIYTDLALMAGVATTCEECEGKRFQADVLKYKLGGKDISEVLAMPVSEATAHFSSGKSKVPAAQAILERLSDVGLGYVTLGQPLTTLSGGERQRLKLATQMAEKGGVYILDEPTSGLHLADVQQLLGLLDRLVDSGKSVIVIEHHQAVMAHADWIIDLGPGAGHEGGRVVFEGTPGDLVAARATLTAQHLADYVGAPAASPPKKQPSQAKSKSAKRK